The sequence AGGCCTGGCTGGTACCGGAGCTCAGGTCGTGGGGCTCCGCgaaggggctgctgctgctggggttgGAGCCCAGGCTGCTGGCGGGACTCTGGGAGCGGCGCTCGGGAGCCGAGGACGGGGGCCCCCGGCGGGACTCGGCGCCGGGGTCGGGCATGATTCCGTGGACGGTGCGGTGGTGGAAGCGGATGCCCGAGCGGTTGGAGAAGCCCTTCCCGCACAGGCTGCAGACGAACGGGCGCTCGCCCGTGTGGATGCGCATGTGGATCTTGAGCGCGCCCGACTGCGTGAAGCGCTTGCCGCACTGCGGGCACACGTAGGGCTTCTCGCCGGTGTGCGTGCGCTGGTGCGCCCGCACGCCCGCCAGGTGCGGGAAGCCGCGGCCGCAGTAGGCGCACGCGTACGGCCGCTCGCCCGTGTGGATGCGCCGGTGGATCTTGAGCGCCCCCGACTGGCTGAAGCTCTTGCCGCAGTCCGGGCAGGCGTAGGGCCGCGCGCCCGTGTGCACGTTCAGGTGGATGCGCAGGTTGCTGTGCGAGTTGAAGGCGCGGCCGCACTCCACGCACAGGAAGCCGCCGGCCTTGCTGGCGTGCTGCGCCCGCTGGTGCTGCAGGAGCTGCGAGGGCCGGGCGAACGAGGCGCTGCAGTGCATGCACGGGTGCTGCGGCAGATGCTGCGGAGACGCCGCCGCGCCCGTCCCCGTCGCCGCCGACGTCGTCTGCGGCAGCAGACCCTCCTGCTGCGCGTGGCTCTGCTGGTGGCGCAGCAGCTGGGCACAGGTGGAGAACGTGCGCTGGCACGAGAGGCAGGGGAACGGCGGCGGCGACTGCGAGGGCGGCGGCGGTCTCAGCTGCGGGCAGGGCAGGCAGGTGGCCAgcgggcagtggtggtggtggtagtggtggtggtgggcgtgCGCGTGGGCGTGGGCTTGTGTCAGGCGGGCGTCCGTGCCCTGCTGGTGGTGCAGGAGCTGGGCACAGGTCTGGAAGCCGCGGTGGCAGCACAGGCATGGGAAGGTGGCTAACTGAGGGTGAGGGCAGCATGTGGTGGTGGCAGGGGCCGTCGTGCTCTGGGTGTTTGTTCCTTTATCTTGCTGCTGGGGTTGTTCGGGGTTGGCACCTCCAGGTGAGTCGCTGGCCTCGTCCAGCGAGAGACCAAGGCCCAGAGACAGACCGAGACTGACCGACGAGGAGCCAGGGTCTTTAGCCTGCCGCTGACGCGCAACCTGGTGTTGTGAGGTGGAAGACAGGTGACCTCTGATGGGTTTCAGAGTCTGGAGAActagagaggaagaagaggtggaggaggaagaggaggagaaggggcagCCTGGGCAATTGCATCCAGTGTGTTGaactgagagatagagagagaaaaagcagagAACCACCACAAGGGGAAAGATGAAAGTCTGTATTTATAGAGACAGAAATGCATCTATCAATTCAGTCAACTCAATTACCAAAGAAGCCTAGATTCAATTCTGGGTGACAAGACAAACGGTCACTTACACGGCAGTGCCTCTTCTTCTCCAGCTTGCCCACCCCTGTCCATCTGTAAGGAGAGCGGCTGCAGACCACAGACTACTGTGCCTTTTTCATGGGGGTGTCTGGACTGGACATGCGAGGCT comes from Sardina pilchardus chromosome 6, fSarPil1.1, whole genome shotgun sequence and encodes:
- the si:ch211-79k12.2 gene encoding zinc finger protein 345, producing the protein MDKDRLATSRGPCSWLEMHQFIGDLMASTTSASTTLTGPQQGKDNNHQQEALRSAWETAGHEALGLKAIPASHVQSRHPHEKGTVVCGLQPLSLQMDRGGQAGEEEALPFQHTGCNCPGCPFSSSSSSTSSSSLVLQTLKPIRGHLSSTSQHQVARQRQAKDPGSSSVSLGLSLGLGLSLDEASDSPGGANPEQPQQQDKGTNTQSTTAPATTTCCPHPQLATFPCLCCHRGFQTCAQLLHHQQGTDARLTQAHAHAHAHHHHYHHHHCPLATCLPCPQLRPPPPSQSPPPFPCLSCQRTFSTCAQLLRHQQSHAQQEGLLPQTTSAATGTGAAASPQHLPQHPCMHCSASFARPSQLLQHQRAQHASKAGGFLCVECGRAFNSHSNLRIHLNVHTGARPYACPDCGKSFSQSGALKIHRRIHTGERPYACAYCGRGFPHLAGVRAHQRTHTGEKPYVCPQCGKRFTQSGALKIHMRIHTGERPFVCSLCGKGFSNRSGIRFHHRTVHGIMPDPGAESRRGPPSSAPERRSQSPASSLGSNPSSSSPFAEPHDLSSGTSQASHPRLSGGGAAEPDSQSHGRGRPSSFGPGGAASSKPGGGRGGKVLAYACEDCGLRFADAPSRNRHQSLEHYGGEGGGSGVESASGAE